A part of Aquibium oceanicum genomic DNA contains:
- a CDS encoding PRC-barrel domain-containing protein — protein sequence MIRNLLATTAVATLISTGAIAQTTTPTQPATQDPAAATMQQDAPMQIKAEGNLASNIIGEEVYNGTGDDAENIGEVNDLVIGKDGSIQAVVIGVGGFLGIGQKDVAIEYNLVEWVDRDDDRWMVVETTADALKAQQEFDRLAYQPMPADANVAETKPATAEDLANAPVEADQAEGDTVATAPADGATTTETETMAEAPAAETEQTDTMAAAPAEETAPAAAEGESDVDVVVVEPAEGEDANEETAQAPAEEVAPMNDNADQMETAAIDRSTLQPVDATGMSAEDFIGTTVYGANDDNVGEIGDIVLGQDGQIDAFIIDVGGFLGIGEKEVAVGMDQLEFLTDEDGNRYLYTNFTEEQLEAQPAYDEGSYAERRDEMRLVVPRS from the coding sequence ATGATCCGCAACCTCTTGGCGACCACTGCGGTCGCAACTCTTATCTCTACCGGCGCTATTGCGCAGACCACCACCCCGACCCAGCCGGCGACGCAGGATCCCGCAGCAGCGACGATGCAGCAGGACGCCCCGATGCAGATCAAGGCTGAAGGCAACCTCGCATCCAACATCATCGGCGAGGAAGTCTACAACGGCACCGGCGACGATGCAGAGAACATCGGCGAAGTTAACGATCTCGTCATCGGCAAGGACGGCAGCATCCAGGCCGTCGTGATCGGCGTCGGCGGGTTCCTCGGCATCGGCCAGAAGGACGTCGCCATCGAATACAATCTCGTCGAGTGGGTCGACCGCGACGATGACCGCTGGATGGTCGTCGAAACCACCGCTGACGCGCTGAAGGCGCAGCAGGAATTCGACCGTCTCGCTTATCAGCCGATGCCGGCTGATGCGAATGTCGCCGAAACCAAGCCGGCGACGGCGGAAGACCTTGCCAACGCTCCGGTCGAAGCTGACCAGGCAGAGGGCGACACCGTAGCCACTGCTCCGGCCGATGGTGCCACCACCACTGAGACGGAAACGATGGCTGAGGCTCCGGCCGCAGAGACTGAGCAGACCGACACCATGGCTGCCGCGCCCGCCGAAGAGACCGCTCCGGCCGCCGCCGAAGGCGAATCTGATGTCGATGTCGTCGTGGTCGAGCCCGCCGAAGGCGAGGACGCGAACGAGGAGACTGCCCAGGCTCCGGCCGAGGAAGTTGCTCCGATGAACGACAACGCGGATCAGATGGAGACCGCTGCGATCGATCGTTCGACCCTGCAGCCTGTCGATGCGACGGGTATGTCGGCCGAGGACTTCATCGGCACGACCGTCTATGGCGCCAATGATGACAATGTCGGCGAAATCGGCGACATCGTGCTCGGCCAGGACGGGCAGATCGATGCCTTCATCATCGACGTCGGCGGTTTCCTCGGCATTGGCGAGAAGGAAGTCGCGGTCGGCATGGACCAGCTCGAGTTCCTGACCGACGAGGACGGCAATCGTTATCTCTACACGAACTTCACGGAAGAGCAGCTCGAGGCCCAGCCGGCCTACGACGAAGGCTCCTACGCTGAGCGCCGTGACGAGATGCGCTTGGTCGTCCCGCGCAGCTAA
- a CDS encoding diacylglycerol/lipid kinase family protein: protein MHFLAILNREGGTLRTTDLDALSDYMRRILSDAGHSIEIEIVQGAEISDALEKAAARADVDVVMAGGGDGTISAAAATLMDTGKALAVLPAGTMNLFARGLRIPLTLEEAIDAYAHGEERAVDIATANGKPFVHQFSIGLHARMVQLRSRFEYGSRLGKIVASWRAAFTVMAHPPAIDISLDIGSTEIRTRTTGLGISNNVFGEGHLPYADKPDAGVLGIYIASAANRLEILWFFLAMMIGRWKDLEKVEIHECETAVLTIRSRLRRHPCVIDGELRELEKKTVLEIRPKALRVLVPSVEAMAEN, encoded by the coding sequence ATGCATTTCCTCGCGATCCTGAACCGCGAAGGCGGGACCCTGCGGACCACCGACCTCGACGCGCTTTCCGACTACATGCGCCGGATCTTGAGCGATGCGGGACACAGCATCGAGATCGAGATCGTTCAGGGAGCCGAGATCTCCGACGCATTGGAGAAGGCCGCCGCACGCGCGGACGTGGACGTGGTAATGGCCGGAGGCGGAGACGGAACGATCTCGGCCGCGGCCGCCACGCTGATGGACACGGGCAAGGCGCTCGCCGTCCTGCCGGCGGGCACGATGAACCTCTTCGCGCGCGGCTTGCGAATCCCGTTGACGCTAGAGGAGGCGATCGACGCCTACGCGCACGGCGAGGAACGGGCGGTGGACATCGCCACCGCGAACGGGAAGCCGTTCGTGCACCAGTTCTCCATCGGTCTTCACGCACGCATGGTGCAACTCAGGTCCCGCTTCGAATACGGGTCGCGGCTCGGCAAGATCGTCGCTTCATGGCGCGCGGCGTTCACCGTGATGGCTCACCCACCGGCAATCGACATCTCGCTCGACATCGGTAGCACCGAGATCCGGACGAGAACCACCGGTCTCGGCATATCGAACAACGTGTTCGGGGAAGGCCACCTGCCCTATGCCGACAAGCCCGATGCAGGGGTGCTGGGCATCTACATTGCCAGCGCCGCGAACCGGCTGGAGATCCTGTGGTTCTTCCTGGCCATGATGATTGGACGGTGGAAGGACCTGGAGAAGGTCGAAATCCACGAATGCGAGACGGCAGTTCTGACGATCCGCTCGCGCCTGCGCCGCCACCCTTGCGTCATCGACGGCGAGTTGCGGGAGCTGGAAAAGAAGACCGTGCTCGAGATCCGCCCGAAGGCGCTGCGCGTGCTGGTGCCCTCGGTCGAGGCCATGGCGGAGAACTGA
- a CDS encoding AI-2E family transporter, translating to MQSRLPEKPSTRRLPPKSNIELLISKSAEVAAIAVGVVAVVFALDAAEFVLAPVVTAIVVGLMLGPVATSLERHGVPATVSAGAVVILFLVILAIAAAALAAPLSTWMSRGPQIWQELQIHLSQLREPLATLQDLRDQLRSTVGGEGVTVSVEEESAMESVATLAPAIVGQVLLFLASLYFFVATRYQTRHSILQVCVSRKLRWRVAHIFRDVERSVSRYLLSISIINVGLGVAVAIAMLAIGMPSPALWGALAGLLNFVVYLGPAVMAVILFAVGLTQFDTLGGSLVPPLVYLALNLIEAQFVTPHVIGRAMTMNPFVVILSIAFWIWIWGPLGGFIAIPVLLVLYSIAANIIPGIAWIPEERTVVMRPADPRNVRR from the coding sequence ATGCAGTCCCGCCTCCCCGAGAAGCCGTCCACGCGACGTCTTCCGCCCAAGTCCAACATTGAACTCCTGATCTCCAAATCGGCCGAAGTGGCGGCGATCGCGGTCGGCGTCGTGGCGGTCGTTTTTGCCCTCGACGCAGCAGAATTCGTCCTGGCGCCGGTGGTCACCGCCATCGTCGTCGGCTTGATGCTAGGCCCCGTTGCGACAAGCCTCGAACGCCATGGCGTGCCTGCGACGGTTTCGGCAGGCGCGGTGGTCATCCTTTTCCTGGTCATTCTCGCGATCGCCGCGGCGGCGCTCGCCGCGCCGCTCTCGACCTGGATGAGCCGGGGGCCGCAGATCTGGCAGGAACTCCAGATCCATCTCTCCCAGTTGCGCGAGCCGCTGGCGACCCTCCAGGACCTCCGCGACCAATTGCGCTCCACTGTTGGCGGCGAGGGCGTGACGGTCTCGGTCGAAGAGGAGTCGGCCATGGAGAGCGTCGCGACCCTGGCCCCGGCGATTGTCGGGCAGGTCCTGCTCTTCCTCGCCAGCCTCTATTTCTTCGTCGCCACCCGCTATCAAACGCGCCACTCGATCCTGCAGGTCTGCGTATCCCGCAAGCTCCGCTGGCGGGTGGCGCACATCTTCCGCGACGTCGAGCGCAGCGTATCGCGCTACCTGCTGTCGATCTCGATCATCAACGTGGGACTCGGCGTCGCGGTGGCGATCGCGATGCTGGCGATCGGCATGCCGTCGCCGGCGCTCTGGGGCGCGCTGGCCGGTCTCCTGAACTTCGTGGTCTATCTCGGACCCGCGGTGATGGCGGTGATCCTGTTCGCGGTCGGCCTCACGCAGTTCGACACGCTGGGCGGGAGCCTCGTTCCGCCGCTGGTCTATCTGGCGCTCAATCTCATTGAGGCGCAGTTCGTAACGCCGCACGTCATCGGACGCGCCATGACGATGAACCCCTTCGTAGTAATCCTGTCCATCGCCTTCTGGATATGGATCTGGGGCCCGCTCGGCGGCTTCATCGCCATCCCCGTCCTGCTTGTCCTCTACTCTATCGCCGCGAACATCATCCCGGGGATCGCGTGGATACCCGAGGAACGTACCGTGGTCATGCGCCCGGCGGACCCGAGGAACGTCCGCCGCTGA